GGCTCCTCCAACAACACTCGATACATTCCCTACTCTGCAAGCTCCTGTCGTCACCAATGACTCGAATTCAATCCGATCTCCTGTTAGCCAGCGCGCAGATGCCTGCCGACTGGACGACAACATTGAGCTTTTGCGAATTGAGCGTGCTGTTTCCGCCGAGGCTCGCGATGATTCCAGTCATTTCAAACAGCGAGCTCACAACTTTGAGCCTGAAGATGCCTTCAACGCGCCCATACCCTCTGAGACCATGCAAAGGGAGAAGCAGCCGGATGCCGATGCTACGTTGCTCAAATTCTGGATGTTTCTCCGAAAGTTTCCTCGATTCGTCCGATACTGCTTATACCTGGTCCCCGGAGCTGCTTTGCTTCTCATTCCTGTCTTGCTGGGTAAATTCGCCCTCAAGGATGATGGTAAGCGACGGGATGTCAACGGTGTCGACCTCATGTGGTTTGGTATCTGGCTCGAGATTGTATGGGGTGTTCTCTGGGTTTCTCGTATGATTAGCAGTATTTTGCCCCCAACTCTCAAACTTGTTGCCAAGCTCTTCGGATCTACCAACGCCAGCAAGTGGAAAGATATCGGATACCAGCTTGACTTGCACACGGCCGTCTTTCTCTGGTTCCTCGCCATCCTCATCTCCTTTGAGCCGACCATGATGAACCACAACTTCCGAGACCAGAAGCCCCATTGGGTCAGCATCATGAACAAGGTCATCATTGCCTTGTTCACCTTGGCAGCTCTCAACTTTGTTGAAAAGATCCTCATTCAATGGATTGCTTTCACTTTTCATCAGCGAACTTATGCGACTCGAATCGACAACAACAAGGCCGATGTTGGCCAATTGGTTCACCTCTATGAACATGCCAAAGCTCACAACGAAAAGACCGACTACTTCTTCCAGCGCGGTAGTGGCTCCGCTAGTGGCGCGCAGACTCCGATGCAGACACTACAGGACAACGCTCGTCAGATCTTTGACAAGGTCGGGTACGTAGCTGGTCGAGTCGGAAACGACTTGATCGGTCGTAAAATCGATAGCAACCACCCTCGTCGAGTTGTCAACGAACTTCTCCGGACCAGTCAATCGGCACATACCCTCGCTCGTCTCATCTACCGCTGCGCTGCCAAGGAGGGCAATGACCTGGTTTACCAAGAAGACATGGAAAGAATCTTTGGCAGCGAAGAGGAGGCCGAGGCTGCTTTCATGATGTTTGACAAGGACATGAACGGTGACATCTCGATTGACGAATTTGAAGCTGTGTGCAACGAAATCCATCTCGAAAAGAAGGCCATTGCTGCTTCACTCAAGGATCTTGACTCGGTGATTAAGAAACTCGACAAGGTCTTTgtgttcatcatcatcatcatcaccatcattgtTTTCATTTCGATTCTTTCTGGAtcggctgctgctgctcttgGCTCGGCAGGTACCGTTGTTCTGGGTCTGGCCTGGGTTCTTCAAGCCACGGCCCAGGAGTTCCTCCAGTCCATCATTTTCGTTTTCGTCAAACATCCCTTTGATGTTGGCGATCGTGTAACTGTCTACGGATCTACCGGTGACAACATGATGGGTGATGATTTCTACGTAACCGAGATTTCTCTCCTCTACACCGAGTTTAAGAAGATGCAGGGTCACATCGTGCAGGCTCCCAACTCGCTCCTCAACAGCCTTTTCATTCTCAACCAAAGACGATCCAACGGTCTCGCGGATGTTGTTCCACTGGTGATGCGTTTCGGTACACCTCAGCACATGATTGATGATCTTA
This Fusarium poae strain DAOMC 252244 chromosome 3, whole genome shotgun sequence DNA region includes the following protein-coding sequences:
- a CDS encoding hypothetical protein (TransMembrane:6 (i162-182o202-226i247-267o287-304i501-526o532-556i)~BUSCO:7924at5125) — protein: MSSDPPPNGWEEKELKDFNLRQPPPSRNPSQFSAQQSEPAPATSPKSPADTRNPAPPTTLDTFPTLQAPVVTNDSNSIRSPVSQRADACRLDDNIELLRIERAVSAEARDDSSHFKQRAHNFEPEDAFNAPIPSETMQREKQPDADATLLKFWMFLRKFPRFVRYCLYLVPGAALLLIPVLLGKFALKDDGKRRDVNGVDLMWFGIWLEIVWGVLWVSRMISSILPPTLKLVAKLFGSTNASKWKDIGYQLDLHTAVFLWFLAILISFEPTMMNHNFRDQKPHWVSIMNKVIIALFTLAALNFVEKILIQWIAFTFHQRTYATRIDNNKADVGQLVHLYEHAKAHNEKTDYFFQRGSGSASGAQTPMQTLQDNARQIFDKVGYVAGRVGNDLIGRKIDSNHPRRVVNELLRTSQSAHTLARLIYRCAAKEGNDLVYQEDMERIFGSEEEAEAAFMMFDKDMNGDISIDEFEAVCNEIHLEKKAIAASLKDLDSVIKKLDKVFVFIIIIITIIVFISILSGSAAAALGSAGTVVLGLAWVLQATAQEFLQSIIFVFVKHPFDVGDRVTVYGSTGDNMMGDDFYVTEISLLYTEFKKMQGHIVQAPNSLLNSLFILNQRRSNGLADVVPLVMRFGTPQHMIDDLKERMTEFCLANKRDYAPRIITEMVKVDDVRSCLMNMIFFHKTNFQNELLRLNRHNKFVTELMTQMVNVGIQSPFRIEPGGSREHPMYWSGMQPPPYGKEPDHGSEHGRGVDLHDKPVPHERPLHSEGPPLSHVPSNYSTRRGGAERMRSIDQSFDFQDVFDNRRDNVQAHRLASIREKERGARAEEESERRSLASSSGVDRRTSTESRRHVFNRVRTGSRSSKTPGNIV